ACTTCACCAAAGAAGAGGAAGTTCGTAATTTTTAAGTTAATTggaatttaatttgaatacgCAGTACTATATTGCAAGGGTACGAAACTATCAACAATGATAATAGATTCACATTTGTAAAGCTTAAGAAAACGAGTGAAAGGTTTCTATAGCTGGCCTAGTGCCCTCCTCGCACGAAGCATCGGTGGTTCAGTGGTAGAATGCTCGCCTGCCACGCGGGCGGCCCGGGTTCGATTCCCGGCCGATGCatctttactttttttcttcaactaTTGGCGGCAGTGGAAATGGACCGGGATGAACatcattttctttaatttttttatagattTCAATGCCGGCAGTATTTTTGCTTTAAAGTAGATACCATTACATTATGAAAGACAAAAATTGAGGCTTCTAAGCCCTGTGgattgaaaggaaaaaaggcCAAACTTCGCAAATGTTTCAAATCCATCATATTTAGGCAAATGAAAGGAGCATCTTTCAACTACAATATTTCAAAACGTACTGGTTTGATTTTGAAAGCTAATATTGTTTAAGAAAGGTTATTTAATGACCTTCAAAATGAagcctttttttactttaattattaattttttgtgaaagttatgggaaaaacaataacaaggaaactaaaaataaataaaatgtttgtcTTCAGCATGGTATAAATCATAGAGTTTAGTAAATTCATGTTTTCCCCAATACTACACATTCTAGAATGACTTATTATGAAGCAAAAATCCAAAATGCAGTTTTTGCAACTTTAGAAGTTacataatattttataattatcAGCTTGTAAGAAGTATAGGCCATATTACTTCTTCTAATAGTATTATTTTGGAAAGTATAATAAAGAACAAAGTTAACTTTAATTGTAGGCATTTGAAATATGAGATTTTAGAATTGCAATCATATTTAAAGGACGGTGAAACTGCATTTGAGCAAATTTTCAAGAATAAGATTATGAGCATGAAGTATAAATCACAGCTGGGATGTTAACATTATTTTGTAGCTTTTTCAAAGGTGTAAATATTAAAagaataatataatttaattaattgaatgTAATGTCTCAGGTGTAAACGAAAAGTTACTAATTATGTTTAACGACTCCCTTAATCTGATTTTGGTCATTTTCGACCTAACAGGAGGTCATTATACACGCTTAAATACGGTATACGGTGTATCTTTAGCGATTCAAACATAAATTGTATGCATGAAGTGAACTGTTCACTTTCCATTCTATGCTTATTGAGGTACAAACTGCAAACGGATACTTCAGGATTTCTAAGTCACTATGTCATAGTCAAGCAGCAAAGTTTCTCAAGCGCTAATATCCTGGCATCAGAATTTAGTCAAAAAGGAACTTTTGTCTCGTTAATCATACTCCAGGGTCTAATCGACCGGGAAGAGATTgcgtaaaataaacaacaatttaCAAAACATGCCCGACACAAAATGCACCAGTCAAATGATGTGCTAAGCACACTTTCACGCCGATGACATCGAGCAGAAGGTTTTTGGTACATTCATTCCGAAAGGATATCGAATAGCATTGCGTCCAGAGCTCACTGATTTCCACGTTCACCGGAAACCGGAGACATTCACTTGTCATTCCCAAGGATCAATCCTTTCTCCATTCACGCGTGCAATTTTACACTTCCTCTTGCGCCTTTCTTTGTCGAGATGTAAATAGTCTTTctttttccccgttttttCAACCGGCGCGTGTTCGTGCTGCAGTGAAGACGCACAGTTCCTGCAAATATAAACACCGACTACTGGATTTATGGACTTGACCCCGAACGTCGTACCAGCTAGGTTTTCCCTCTCGAAATGATCCCCAGTCGGCACACCGGGATGGATATCGGTTTTCCGTCCTTTAccgttttctcttttttctcaaGTAGTttctaaaaaaacataatctcTTCTTCACTGCTACTCGATCGCGAGGGTAAAGTCTAGGGTTGGTTTCACAAAAGTCCCTTCTCTACGTGTACTGAACCACCGACCCAATCCGTACCGCAACTGTATCACTTTTTCTTCGATAAACAAATCATTAAGATACGATACACGAGTAGTTCTCCTCCGTGTGTTCAAACCTCATCCGCCGGTACAGTTTTATATTTTCCTGCTACAGGGATCGTGCGCCATGAGGTCACAGTAAATGGTGGTGATACGTCGTACGTAAGCTGGTTTTTTTCGGCAATGGAATTACCTTCGATACGTACtttgtttattattgttgAATCATTTACTACTGGAAAATGGTATATTCAGGGGTTTGCATGTATGTATGCGTAGCCTCTTGCTAGCTCCCTCCCGATGGACGATCGAGTCCATGGCCCGACTCACGTGGGTGGCAAGAAGTTTTCTTTGTCGCTTCTTCTGCACAGTGCCGTATACTCAccgttatttttgtttacatctATTCCCAAAGTGACAGGAGCTCAGGTGACCAGTGGAGGAGCCGGAGGAGGTGGTGTGATCATGATGGAAGAGGAAGGATACTGGGGCTCGCCGTGTAGTTCAAGTGAATCTCACCCAGAGCTGAATCGAGATCGATACTCACCTTCAACGGTGATCAATGGTGCCTGTGGAAACGGTTCGATCGTGGTGGGTACTGTTCGCAACCTCTcatcccaccaccaccaactgcCCGACCAATCGTCCTTGTCGACATCGTCGCTGTCCTCAGCTTCTTCTACGTCCTCATCCGTGTCGGCATCTTCGTCACCATACGGTGGAGCTGGTCATACTCACCCCACGGGTGGTTACCATCACTCCCATCGTCATCAATCGCACgaacagcaccaccatcaacaAATACCTTCGTCCGTTTACTGTTCGTCGATTGTTTATGAAAAGAGTAACGCCGGTAGGTGAATAAACTGCAGTACGACAATTTAGCCAACCCAAAGTGGCAAGTTTGTGTAGAAGTATGCAACATGTCTGTGcatctttttttctgtccCTTTGGCCCCATCTGTAACACCACTAGCAATAGTTACACAGAAAAGAAGTAAAAGTTTCTCCTCGTGCCTTTTCTCCAgcaatgtacgtcccagacgAAGGATACTATGGTGGTGCAACTGGTGGATCGGTTGACCCCGTTTCCGGCACTGCAGGAAATGAACAACAGTCACATCTGCACATGGCACCGTCCTCTTCCGGAGTACTATCTGGCAACGGTGTACCGGTAGTGCGCGTGGTCAAGCGACGTAATACGGCCAACAAGAAAGAGCGGCGTAGAACACAGAGCATTAACTCGGCTTACACCTCGCTGCGGGATCGTATTCCAAACGTTCCCAATGATACAAAACTGTCCA
This is a stretch of genomic DNA from Anopheles merus strain MAF chromosome 2R, AmerM5.1, whole genome shotgun sequence. It encodes these proteins:
- the LOC121590306 gene encoding heart- and neural crest derivatives-expressed protein 1, producing the protein MYNKMSSYETASSDGDLCHRVCDPDPYYESGGTYYTQLYPADSQNTVTGAQVTSGGAGGGGVIMMEEEGYWGSPCSSSESHPELNRDRYSPSTVINGACGNGSIVVGTVRNLSSHHHQLPDQSSLSTSSLSSASSTSSSVSASSSPYGGAGHTHPTGGYHHSHRHQSHEQHHHQQIPSSVYCSSIVYEKSNAAMYVPDEGYYGGATGGSVDPVSGTAGNEQQSHLHMAPSSSGVLSGNGVPVVRVVKRRNTANKKERRRTQSINSAYTSLRDRIPNVPNDTKLSKIKTLRLAISYIAHLLAVVNGNQDPSCDFRAELVPSSRKINAERRAQKSLMQNFTANGTATSTTATNPSPSVTEGRKIKGRTGWPQHVWALETKTTIK